A single region of the Bacteroidales bacterium genome encodes:
- a CDS encoding S9 family peptidase, producing the protein MKFINYLVIITVLSGSLFFVSCDEDKNDEKIMKAELIPLEDFFKNPEKTSYQISPDGKYYSYLAPYEKRMNIHIQERGKDSVIRLTSETDRNIAGYFWPNNEQLLYLKDTGGDENYKVYLADVTGDEPKCLTDFDGVRSMIIDDLPDIPNEVIIAMNKRNPQVFDPYRLYLDNGKMEMLAENPGNIQGWLFDHAGKLRVAVAITDGVNTSLLYRETEADEWSTILTTNFKESFNPHFFTFDNKNLIGSSNIGRDKSAIVEFDLNEAKEIKVLYENPEYDVNYVSYSQKRKVLTAASYTSWKRERFFFDEESKKKIEFLEKELDGYEVVITGKNKDENINIVRTYSDKSLGAYYIYETEGNKLEKISDVSPWLDENNMANQLPIEYKSRDGLTINGYLTLPKGYTMENAKDLPVVIHPHGGPWHRDSWGFNPELQFLANRGFAVLQMNFRGSTGYGRKFWEASFKKWGREMQDDITDGTNWLIEKGIANADKIAIYGGSYGGYAVLMGLVKEPDLYAAGVDYVGVSNMFTFMKTIPPYWKPMMEMMYEMAGDPVKDSIMLREVSPVFHVDKIKAPLFIAQGANDPRVNKDESDQMVEAMKERGIEVEYLVKDNEGHGFSNEENRFEFYRAMESFLTKHLTDSVE; encoded by the coding sequence ATGAAGTTCATTAATTATTTAGTTATAATAACTGTCCTTTCGGGTAGTTTATTTTTTGTCAGTTGTGATGAAGATAAAAATGATGAAAAAATTATGAAAGCAGAATTGATACCTTTAGAGGATTTCTTTAAGAATCCGGAAAAAACATCTTATCAAATTTCACCTGACGGGAAATATTATTCATACTTAGCCCCTTATGAAAAGCGTATGAATATTCATATTCAAGAGCGCGGTAAAGATTCGGTTATACGTTTAACAAGTGAAACAGACAGAAATATTGCAGGATATTTTTGGCCGAATAATGAACAATTATTGTATTTAAAAGATACCGGCGGTGATGAGAATTATAAAGTTTACTTGGCTGATGTAACCGGTGATGAACCAAAATGTTTAACTGATTTTGACGGTGTAAGGTCTATGATTATTGATGATCTTCCTGATATTCCGAATGAAGTGATTATCGCTATGAATAAGAGAAATCCACAGGTTTTTGATCCTTACAGACTATATTTGGATAACGGTAAAATGGAGATGTTAGCTGAAAATCCCGGAAATATACAGGGTTGGTTATTTGATCATGCCGGTAAATTGAGAGTTGCCGTTGCTATTACTGACGGTGTAAATACTTCGCTATTGTACAGAGAAACTGAAGCAGATGAATGGAGTACAATTCTTACAACTAATTTTAAAGAAAGTTTTAACCCTCATTTTTTTACTTTTGATAATAAAAATTTAATTGGGTCTTCAAATATCGGCAGAGATAAAAGCGCAATTGTTGAATTTGATCTTAATGAGGCAAAAGAAATTAAAGTATTATATGAAAACCCGGAATATGATGTAAATTATGTTTCATATTCTCAAAAGAGAAAAGTATTAACAGCAGCATCATATACTTCATGGAAAAGGGAACGATTCTTTTTTGATGAAGAATCCAAGAAAAAAATTGAATTTTTAGAAAAAGAATTAGACGGATATGAAGTTGTAATAACCGGTAAAAATAAAGATGAAAATATCAATATTGTAAGAACTTACAGCGATAAATCTCTTGGTGCTTATTATATTTATGAGACAGAGGGTAATAAACTTGAGAAAATTTCAGATGTAAGTCCGTGGTTGGATGAAAATAATATGGCAAATCAGTTACCTATTGAATATAAATCACGTGACGGATTGACCATTAACGGTTATTTGACTTTACCTAAAGGATATACTATGGAAAATGCAAAGGACCTTCCTGTTGTTATACATCCGCACGGAGGACCCTGGCACAGAGATTCTTGGGGCTTCAATCCTGAATTACAATTTCTTGCAAATCGCGGTTTTGCTGTTCTTCAAATGAATTTCAGAGGTTCAACCGGTTACGGAAGGAAATTTTGGGAAGCTTCATTTAAAAAGTGGGGAAGAGAAATGCAGGATGATATTACTGACGGTACTAATTGGTTGATTGAAAAAGGTATTGCAAATGCTGATAAGATTGCAATTTATGGAGGAAGCTACGGCGGATATGCTGTATTGATGGGTTTAGTGAAAGAACCTGATTTGTATGCCGCAGGTGTTGATTATGTCGGTGTTTCAAATATGTTTACATTTATGAAGACAATCCCGCCTTATTGGAAACCTATGATGGAAATGATGTATGAAATGGCAGGCGATCCCGTGAAAGACAGTATAATGTTAAGAGAAGTTTCTCCTGTATTTCATGTTGATAAAATAAAAGCTCCTTTATTTATAGCACAAGGTGCTAATGATCCGAGAGTTAATAAAGATGAATCTGACCAAATGGTAGAAGCAATGAAAGAAAGAGGAATTGAAGTTGAATATTTGGTGAAAGATAATGAAGGACATGGTTTCAGTAATGAAGAAAACAGATTTGAATTTTACAGAGCTATGGAAAGTTTTTTAACAAAGCATTTAACAGATTCTGTTGAATAG
- a CDS encoding SiaB family protein kinase, which yields MTTKTIFEFYKLLEKDKISFSYRGRFSNNVLTMATELLKENLDEEHGRLRNKLSFLMIESFQNISRYADKENSELDETSEFFMTRNVGDTFYIISANLIDNDKIPVVKEKLEKVNTLDKKELNLLYREVLTNKQINEKGGAGLGFIEMVRKTKGKLPFDFVKIDDKQSMFFMQIELKNAKTDDGLPSLPISDAKFVQEIVATENILMMHKGDFSEEAVGPMIRMVEENMQNISLKIHKKIFHFLVEILQNISKHAYSTDDKREGIFQIGFMNNKFHIGTGNLIANNEIKNLKSQIDSVNSKTKDELNELYRKFLREGKSTKTGSAGLGLIDLARETEDNIKYEFTQINNEYSFFSLTVNF from the coding sequence ATGACTACCAAAACGATTTTTGAATTCTATAAACTTCTCGAAAAAGATAAAATAAGTTTCAGTTACAGAGGGCGTTTCTCAAACAATGTTCTTACAATGGCTACAGAGTTATTAAAAGAAAATTTAGATGAAGAACACGGACGTTTAAGAAATAAATTATCCTTTTTAATGATAGAAAGTTTTCAAAATATTTCAAGATATGCTGATAAGGAAAATTCTGAACTTGATGAAACTTCAGAATTTTTTATGACGAGAAATGTAGGTGATACATTTTATATAATTTCTGCAAATCTTATTGACAATGATAAAATTCCGGTTGTAAAAGAAAAATTGGAAAAAGTAAATACTCTTGATAAAAAAGAACTTAATTTGTTATACCGTGAAGTTTTAACTAACAAACAAATTAATGAAAAAGGCGGTGCCGGACTTGGATTTATTGAAATGGTAAGAAAAACAAAAGGTAAATTGCCTTTTGATTTTGTTAAGATAGATGATAAACAATCAATGTTTTTTATGCAAATTGAATTAAAAAATGCAAAAACAGACGATGGTTTACCTTCCCTTCCTATTTCAGATGCAAAATTTGTCCAAGAAATAGTAGCAACAGAAAATATTCTAATGATGCATAAAGGTGACTTTTCAGAAGAAGCTGTAGGGCCAATGATTAGAATGGTTGAAGAAAATATGCAAAATATATCATTAAAAATTCATAAAAAAATATTTCATTTTTTAGTTGAAATACTTCAAAACATTAGTAAACATGCATATTCAACAGATGATAAACGTGAAGGGATTTTTCAAATCGGTTTTATGAACAATAAATTTCATATTGGAACAGGTAATCTTATTGCCAATAATGAAATTAAAAATCTCAAATCTCAAATAGATTCAGTTAACAGCAAAACAAAAGACGAATTAAACGAACTTTACAGAAAATTTTTAAGAGAAGGAAAATCCACAAAAACAGGAAGTGCCGGATTAGGTCTTATTGATTTAGCCAGAGAAACTGAAGATAACATAAAATATGAATTTACTCAAATAAATAATGAATATTCTTTCTTTTCATTAACAGTTAATTTTTAA
- a CDS encoding transporter — MHKIKSVLISIIILISFTINAQIVTERPTQSESAVVLPQHSFQIESGMIYQKSGDDPNTAVNITAPSTLFRYGIFKFMELRVITSYQNDVYMNTYAFPNINSGFNDMEVGTKIQIFKKENSKTDIAFVTHLVIPTGSIQFTNYDYASINKIAVSHGITDYIGVGYNLGYKYNFTGESTLLYSLSLGFNVTDKFGFFIEPYGDLTEFSEYTSSINGGIFYQVRDNLQADFSFGTGIDHPMNFYAVGFGWNISRNNN, encoded by the coding sequence ATGCATAAAATAAAATCTGTTTTAATTTCAATCATCATATTAATAAGTTTCACCATAAATGCACAAATTGTAACAGAAAGGCCTACTCAATCTGAATCTGCTGTTGTTTTACCACAACACAGTTTTCAAATTGAAAGCGGAATGATTTATCAGAAATCCGGAGACGATCCGAACACTGCTGTAAATATCACAGCTCCCTCAACATTATTCAGATACGGGATTTTTAAATTTATGGAATTAAGAGTAATAACATCGTATCAGAATGATGTTTATATGAATACATATGCTTTTCCGAATATAAATTCAGGTTTTAATGATATGGAAGTCGGTACAAAAATTCAAATTTTTAAAAAAGAAAATTCTAAAACTGATATCGCTTTTGTAACGCATCTTGTAATTCCTACAGGATCAATTCAATTTACAAATTATGATTATGCTTCGATAAATAAAATAGCTGTTTCACACGGAATAACAGATTATATTGGTGTCGGGTATAACTTAGGGTATAAATATAACTTTACCGGAGAGAGCACATTGCTTTACAGTTTATCTTTGGGATTTAATGTAACCGATAAATTCGGATTTTTCATAGAACCATACGGTGATCTGACTGAATTCAGTGAATATACATCAAGTATTAACGGAGGAATTTTTTATCAAGTCAGAGATAATCTCCAAGCAGACTTTTCATTTGGTACAGGCATTGATCACCCTATGAATTTCTATGCTGTAGGATTTGGTTGGAATATTTCTCGAAATAATAATTAA
- a CDS encoding geranylgeranylglyceryl/heptaprenylglyceryl phosphate synthase, giving the protein MAVLIDPDKQDLTKTALIAEKSQAGQADLIFIGGSLISECLDDTIDVVKQHSDLPVFLFPGSILQISGKADGILLLSLISGRNPDLLIGNHVLAAPFLKKSSLEIISVGYILVDGGKRTSVEYISNTKPIPADKPDIVVATAIAGEMLGNKAVYLEAGSGAEQHVSDIIIREVKKNIDIPIIVGGGLSDIKSVEKVCNAGADIIVTGNAFEKELNLIKLFADKIHLY; this is encoded by the coding sequence TTGGCGGTTTTAATAGACCCTGATAAACAAGACCTGACTAAAACCGCGTTAATTGCGGAGAAATCTCAAGCCGGCCAAGCTGATTTGATTTTTATCGGCGGAAGTTTGATTTCTGAATGCTTGGATGATACAATTGATGTTGTAAAACAACATTCAGATCTACCGGTTTTTTTATTTCCGGGAAGTATTTTGCAAATTTCCGGTAAAGCAGACGGAATATTACTTTTATCATTAATATCCGGCAGGAATCCCGATTTGTTGATAGGAAATCATGTGTTAGCAGCACCGTTTTTAAAAAAAAGCTCTTTGGAAATTATTTCAGTCGGTTATATATTGGTTGACGGAGGTAAACGAACTTCAGTTGAATATATCAGTAATACAAAACCAATTCCGGCTGATAAGCCTGATATTGTTGTTGCAACAGCTATTGCCGGTGAAATGTTAGGAAATAAGGCTGTTTATTTAGAAGCAGGAAGCGGAGCAGAACAGCATGTGAGTGATATTATAATCAGAGAAGTAAAAAAAAATATTGATATACCAATAATAGTCGGAGGTGGATTATCAGACATAAAATCGGTTGAAAAAGTATGTAATGCCGGTGCAGATATAATTGTTACAGGAAATGCTTTTGAAAAAGAACTTAATTTAATAAAATTATTTGCAGATAAAATTCATTTGTATTAA
- a CDS encoding DUF1987 domain-containing protein encodes MFEPIIIEKTEKTPEVIFDKENNIFQISGRSIIENAHDFYHPIKLWLQEYLKDPNNKTELVLNYEYLNSSSSLQLMKIIFLLEDFLTPDKKIKVIWLYEKNDEMTKERGEELMNSSNIDFEVKGFIDESEDDYEDFSFDI; translated from the coding sequence ATGTTTGAACCAATAATTATTGAGAAAACTGAAAAAACGCCCGAAGTAATCTTTGATAAAGAAAATAACATTTTTCAAATATCAGGAAGATCAATAATTGAGAATGCTCATGATTTTTATCATCCTATTAAATTATGGCTTCAAGAATATTTAAAAGACCCAAACAACAAAACAGAATTAGTTTTAAATTATGAATATTTAAACTCTTCATCATCATTACAATTAATGAAGATTATTTTTTTATTAGAAGATTTTTTAACTCCCGATAAAAAAATTAAAGTAATATGGCTTTATGAAAAAAATGATGAAATGACAAAAGAAAGAGGTGAAGAATTAATGAATTCTTCAAATATAGATTTTGAAGTAAAGGGCTTTATTGACGAATCTGAAGATGATTATGAAGATTTTAGTTTTGATATATAG
- a CDS encoding class I SAM-dependent methyltransferase: MRKIIKFLLKFLPRPLLIKMSLFFSKPISYFYKGNNVECPICGSSFSKFMPYGYGKANRNNRLCPNCLSLERHRLLWMYLKNKTDFFKDKISVLHIAPEQSFLKRFKKLENINYTTADLVSPIADVKTDIRDMYVFEDNIFDVIICNHVLEHIDEEQKAMSELYRIMKPGAWAILQVPIDYSLETTFEDDTITDKKEREKIFGQYDHVRQYGTDYPERLKKAGFKVTEDDFVSTFSDAEINKYRFDENEIIYLCEK; this comes from the coding sequence ATGAGGAAGATTATTAAATTTCTGTTGAAGTTTTTGCCGAGACCTTTATTAATTAAAATGAGTTTATTCTTCAGCAAACCAATATCATATTTTTATAAAGGGAATAATGTAGAATGTCCGATTTGCGGTTCTTCTTTCAGTAAATTTATGCCCTACGGTTATGGTAAGGCTAACAGAAATAACAGATTGTGCCCAAATTGTTTATCTCTGGAAAGACACCGATTATTATGGATGTATCTTAAAAATAAAACAGACTTTTTCAAAGATAAAATAAGTGTGTTACATATTGCACCTGAACAATCTTTTTTGAAACGTTTTAAAAAACTTGAAAATATAAATTATACAACTGCCGATCTTGTGTCACCAATTGCCGATGTAAAGACTGATATTAGAGATATGTATGTTTTTGAAGATAATATATTTGATGTTATAATCTGCAATCACGTTTTGGAGCATATTGATGAAGAACAAAAAGCGATGAGTGAATTATACAGAATAATGAAACCCGGAGCATGGGCAATACTTCAAGTTCCGATTGATTATTCATTGGAAACGACTTTTGAAGATGATACTATTACCGATAAAAAGGAAAGAGAAAAGATTTTCGGACAATATGATCATGTAAGACAATACGGAACAGATTATCCGGAACGATTAAAAAAAGCCGGTTTTAAAGTTACTGAAGATGATTTTGTCAGCACCTTTTCAGATGCAGAAATTAATAAATACAGATTCGATGAAAATGAAATAATTTATTTATGTGAGAAATAA
- the ygeW gene encoding knotted carbamoyltransferase YgeW, with amino-acid sequence MNLKDKIKELKKLKPELFGKDFLLTWEKSEDDLKAVLQVAEILKDMRDKNISSKVFNSGLAVSNFRDNSTRTRFSFASAANLLGMEIQDLDETKSQIAHGETVRETANMISFLSDYIGIRDDMYLGEGNKYMREVAEALDEGFKEGVLPHRPGIVNLQCDMDHPTQSMADLLHLKKHFGSLENLKGKKIVMSWAYSPSYGKPMSVPQGIIGLMSRFGMDIELAYPEAYDLIPKIVETAKKQAEASGGSFKISHNMKEAMKDADIVYPKSWAPFHIMQERTKLLQAGDTEGLDALEKTCLAENANYKDWEYNDEKMKLTKNQDALYMHCLPADISGVSCEEGEVEAEVFEKYRIATYHEAGYKPYIIAAMMFVNKFKKPAKTLNKILKRDKKRFGV; translated from the coding sequence ATGAATCTAAAAGACAAAATAAAAGAATTAAAAAAATTAAAACCCGAATTATTCGGTAAGGATTTTTTATTGACATGGGAAAAAAGTGAAGACGACTTAAAAGCAGTTCTTCAAGTAGCTGAAATTTTAAAAGATATGAGAGATAAAAATATATCTTCAAAAGTCTTTAATTCGGGATTAGCGGTTTCTAATTTCAGAGATAATTCAACAAGAACAAGATTTTCTTTTGCTTCTGCCGCTAATTTATTAGGAATGGAAATTCAAGATTTAGACGAAACAAAATCTCAAATTGCACATGGTGAAACGGTAAGAGAAACTGCTAATATGATTTCTTTTTTATCAGATTATATAGGAATCAGAGACGATATGTATCTTGGAGAAGGAAATAAATATATGCGAGAAGTTGCTGAAGCTTTGGATGAAGGATTTAAAGAAGGAGTTTTACCGCATCGACCCGGAATTGTTAATTTACAATGCGATATGGACCACCCTACCCAATCCATGGCTGATTTATTGCACCTTAAAAAACACTTCGGTTCATTAGAAAATCTAAAAGGGAAAAAAATTGTAATGAGTTGGGCTTATTCTCCGAGCTACGGAAAACCAATGTCTGTTCCTCAAGGTATTATCGGCTTAATGTCTCGTTTCGGAATGGATATTGAATTGGCTTATCCGGAAGCTTATGATTTAATTCCTAAAATTGTCGAAACAGCAAAAAAACAAGCAGAAGCAAGCGGCGGAAGTTTTAAAATCAGTCATAATATGAAAGAAGCCATGAAAGATGCAGATATTGTTTATCCGAAATCATGGGCACCATTTCATATTATGCAAGAACGAACAAAATTATTACAAGCGGGAGATACGGAAGGTTTAGATGCTCTTGAAAAAACTTGTTTGGCTGAAAATGCCAACTATAAAGATTGGGAATACAATGATGAGAAAATGAAATTAACCAAAAACCAAGATGCTTTATACATGCACTGCTTACCTGCTGATATTTCTGGTGTTTCATGCGAAGAAGGAGAAGTTGAAGCCGAAGTTTTCGAAAAATACAGAATTGCAACCTACCATGAAGCAGGTTATAAACCTTATATTATTGCTGCAATGATGTTTGTAAATAAATTCAAAAAACCTGCAAAAACGCTCAATAAAATCTTAAAAAGAGATAAAAAGCGGTTTGGTGTTTAA
- a CDS encoding DUF1987 domain-containing protein, translating to MDPINIKKTKLSPKVILDKANNIFLITGRSIYANANEFYEPIISWFNNYMKNPNKNSELIFYLDYVNSSSSFQIIKLLDFIYENKSDVCQFKVTWLYGVDDEMSQETGKDIQYSTDINIDLKEFDASEYADIEF from the coding sequence ATGGACCCTATTAATATAAAAAAAACAAAACTTTCACCAAAAGTTATTTTAGACAAGGCTAATAATATTTTTTTAATTACCGGCAGATCTATATATGCAAATGCTAATGAATTTTATGAACCGATAATTTCTTGGTTTAATAACTATATGAAGAATCCAAACAAAAATTCAGAGTTAATTTTTTATCTTGATTACGTTAACTCATCATCTTCATTTCAAATAATAAAATTATTAGACTTTATATATGAAAATAAAAGTGATGTTTGCCAATTTAAAGTAACTTGGTTGTATGGAGTTGACGATGAGATGTCACAAGAAACAGGGAAAGATATTCAATATTCAACTGACATTAATATTGACTTAAAAGAATTTGATGCAAGTGAATATGCAGATATTGAATTTTAA
- the rlmD gene encoding 23S rRNA (uracil(1939)-C(5))-methyltransferase RlmD produces MGRHKKNRYPKYENVEIIDLAIEGKAVGKVKSEDPDKKELIIFVNKVVPGDIVDVQINKKKKNYKEGYPIKFHKYSEKRTEPFCKHFGICGGCTRQQLSYEDQLFYKQIQVTETLKRISKVELPDTEKILASQNTQFYRNKLEYTFSNSRWLTEDEVNSDKEIKEFKALGFHIPGRYDKVLDIEECWLQASPSNEIRLFIKNFAVKNNYNFFNLYKVEGFLRNLIIRTSVTGEILIIVSFFKNEKGKITELLDAVSKEFPQITSLNYVINSKKNDSITDLNITHYKGKEYITEQMDDIIFKIGPKSFYQTNSIQAYNLYKIVREFAQLKKSDIVYDLYTGTGTIANFIAKDVKHVIGIEYVEESIKDAKINSEINSIDNTEFFAGDMKDILTSDFISEKGKPDIVIVDPPRAGMHKKVVQTILNSEPGKIVYVSCNVATQARDIELLDNKYKVTKIQPVDMFPHTHHVENVILLEKKVN; encoded by the coding sequence ATGGGCAGGCATAAAAAGAACAGGTACCCCAAATATGAAAACGTTGAGATAATTGATTTGGCAATCGAAGGAAAGGCTGTAGGGAAAGTAAAAAGTGAAGATCCTGATAAAAAAGAATTAATAATTTTTGTAAATAAAGTTGTTCCCGGTGATATTGTTGATGTTCAAATTAATAAGAAAAAGAAAAATTACAAAGAAGGCTATCCGATAAAATTTCATAAATATTCAGAAAAAAGAACAGAACCGTTTTGTAAACATTTCGGAATTTGCGGAGGATGCACACGGCAACAATTGAGTTACGAAGATCAATTATTTTACAAACAAATACAGGTTACTGAAACTCTTAAAAGAATATCAAAAGTTGAACTTCCGGATACAGAAAAAATATTAGCTTCCCAAAACACTCAATTTTACAGAAATAAACTTGAATATACATTTTCAAACAGTCGGTGGTTAACCGAAGATGAAGTTAATTCTGACAAAGAAATCAAAGAATTTAAAGCTTTGGGATTTCATATACCCGGAAGATATGATAAAGTTCTGGATATTGAAGAATGTTGGTTGCAAGCTTCTCCTTCTAATGAAATAAGACTGTTTATAAAAAACTTTGCCGTAAAAAATAACTACAATTTTTTTAACTTATATAAGGTCGAAGGCTTTTTAAGAAACCTTATAATCAGAACATCTGTAACGGGAGAAATATTGATTATTGTATCTTTTTTTAAAAATGAAAAGGGAAAAATCACTGAATTATTGGATGCTGTATCAAAGGAATTCCCCCAAATAACTTCATTAAATTATGTTATTAACTCTAAAAAAAATGATTCAATAACTGATCTAAACATCACTCATTATAAAGGTAAAGAATACATTACTGAACAAATGGATGATATTATTTTTAAAATCGGACCTAAATCATTTTATCAAACAAACTCAATTCAGGCATATAATTTGTATAAGATAGTTAGAGAATTTGCACAACTTAAGAAAAGTGATATAGTTTATGATCTTTATACCGGAACAGGTACTATTGCAAACTTTATTGCAAAAGATGTAAAGCATGTAATAGGTATTGAATATGTTGAAGAGTCTATTAAAGATGCTAAGATAAATTCCGAGATCAACTCTATAGATAATACAGAATTCTTTGCAGGGGATATGAAAGATATTTTAACATCTGATTTTATCTCGGAAAAAGGTAAACCTGATATTGTAATCGTTGATCCTCCGAGAGCAGGTATGCATAAAAAAGTCGTACAAACGATTTTAAATTCTGAACCCGGCAAAATAGTTTATGTCAGCTGCAATGTTGCAACTCAAGCAAGGGATATTGAACTGCTTGATAATAAATATAAAGTAACAAAAATTCAACCTGTTGATATGTTTCCTCATACACATCATGTTGAAAATGTTATATTGTTAGAAAAAAAGGTAAATTAA
- a CDS encoding YgeY family selenium metabolism-linked hydrolase: MENYIQQINKLAEKYKDYTAENLSKLVQIKSLSMQEKDVQAELKRQMEEAGFDEVRIDGLGNVIGRIGNGKKILAIDAHMDTVDLGNLDNWNFDPLGGEIKDGYVHGRGTVDQEGGAAAFVTSGKILKELGFDKDMTIYFTGTVMEEDCDGLCWKYIVEEEGIRPDFAISTEPTNLNIYRGHRGRMEMRVTFKGISCHGSAPERGDNAIYKASRAALEIEMLNECLKDDEFLGKGTVTISEFKSGSPSLCAVSDYAHLHLDRRLTWGETKESAVKEVEDVVKKHGGKVEVLYYEEKAYTGLKYGMEKYYPTWKIPEDHKVVQTGREAYKALFNSEPKIDKWTFSTNGVTINGYYDIPMIGFGPGNEVLAHAPNEKVPIEHLVKASAFYAAFAYMI; the protein is encoded by the coding sequence ATGGAAAATTATATTCAACAAATAAATAAACTTGCTGAAAAATACAAAGATTACACAGCTGAAAATCTTTCAAAATTAGTTCAAATCAAATCATTAAGTATGCAAGAAAAAGATGTTCAAGCAGAACTAAAGAGACAAATGGAAGAAGCCGGATTTGACGAAGTAAGAATTGACGGGTTGGGAAATGTAATCGGCAGAATAGGAAACGGAAAAAAAATTCTTGCAATTGATGCTCATATGGATACTGTTGATCTCGGAAATCTTGATAACTGGAATTTTGACCCGCTCGGAGGGGAAATAAAAGACGGATATGTTCACGGTCGCGGCACGGTAGATCAAGAAGGCGGAGCAGCTGCATTTGTTACTTCGGGAAAAATTTTGAAAGAGCTTGGTTTTGATAAAGATATGACCATTTATTTCACGGGAACTGTTATGGAAGAAGATTGCGACGGTTTATGCTGGAAGTATATTGTTGAAGAAGAAGGTATCAGGCCTGATTTTGCAATCAGTACAGAACCTACAAATTTGAATATATATCGCGGGCATCGCGGCAGAATGGAAATGAGGGTAACATTTAAAGGAATATCATGCCACGGTTCAGCTCCCGAAAGAGGCGATAATGCAATTTATAAAGCATCGAGAGCAGCTTTGGAAATTGAAATGCTGAATGAATGTTTAAAAGATGATGAATTCCTCGGAAAAGGAACAGTTACAATTTCAGAATTCAAATCCGGAAGTCCTTCGCTCTGTGCTGTTTCCGATTATGCACATCTCCATCTCGACAGACGATTAACATGGGGCGAAACAAAAGAATCAGCAGTTAAGGAAGTTGAAGATGTCGTTAAAAAACACGGCGGGAAAGTTGAAGTTTTATATTATGAAGAAAAAGCTTATACAGGACTGAAATACGGTATGGAAAAATACTACCCCACATGGAAAATACCTGAAGATCATAAAGTAGTTCAAACAGGCAGAGAAGCTTACAAAGCACTATTCAATTCTGAACCCAAAATTGATAAATGGACTTTCTCAACAAACGGTGTAACCATAAACGGTTATTATGATATTCCTATGATTGGTTTCGGACCTGGTAATGAAGTATTGGCACATGCCCCGAATGAAAAAGTTCCGATTGAGCATTTGGTGAAAGCGAGTGCTTTTTATGCTGCTTTTGCTTATATGATTTAG
- a CDS encoding DUF1987 domain-containing protein: MLEPIILEKTKNSPEIILDKENSTFKIAGRSIVEDPGEFYSPIHNWLEEYVKSPLPKTDFVIDLEYFNSSSARQIMEIIMLLEKIQKSGKIVKVSWLYEEGDEMSKERGDEIKLVSKLDFEIKEYPAEDY; encoded by the coding sequence ATGTTGGAACCAATTATTTTAGAAAAAACTAAAAACAGTCCCGAAATTATTTTGGACAAAGAAAACAGTACATTCAAGATTGCAGGAAGATCAATAGTCGAAGATCCGGGCGAATTTTATTCTCCGATTCATAATTGGTTGGAAGAGTATGTTAAATCACCTTTACCAAAAACTGACTTTGTTATTGACCTTGAATATTTTAATTCTTCTTCTGCAAGACAAATAATGGAAATTATTATGCTCTTGGAAAAAATACAAAAAAGCGGTAAGATTGTAAAAGTCAGCTGGCTGTATGAAGAAGGGGACGAAATGTCAAAAGAAAGAGGTGATGAGATTAAACTTGTTTCAAAATTAGATTTTGAAATCAAAGAATATCCTGCAGAAGATTATTAA